A genome region from Actinopolymorpha sp. NPDC004070 includes the following:
- the rpmD gene encoding 50S ribosomal protein L30 has translation MAQLKVRQVRSTIGRKQNQRDTLRSLGLKRLNDVVVKEDRPEIRGMIATVSHLVAVEEVD, from the coding sequence ATGGCGCAGCTCAAGGTCCGCCAGGTCCGATCGACGATCGGCCGCAAGCAGAACCAGCGGGACACCCTCCGGTCGCTCGGGCTCAAGCGCCTGAACGACGTGGTGGTCAAGGAGGACCGTCCGGAGATCCGGGGCATGATCGCGACGGTTTCCCACCTCGTCGCGGTCGAGGAGGTCGACTGA
- the rplO gene encoding 50S ribosomal protein L15 → MASQARNNTAEREAGGTPLRVHHLRPAPGAKTARTRVGRGEGSKGKTAGRGTKGSKARGSIPPMFEGGQMPLHMRMPKLKGFKNPFRTEYQVVNLDKISALYPDGGNVTVEALVAHGAVRPDRPVKVLGTGEVSAAFEVTAHKFSQSARDKITAAGGTVTEL, encoded by the coding sequence ATGGCTAGCCAGGCCAGGAACAACACGGCCGAGCGGGAGGCCGGCGGTACGCCGCTGCGCGTCCACCACCTGCGGCCGGCGCCCGGCGCGAAGACCGCGCGCACCCGCGTGGGTCGCGGTGAGGGCAGCAAGGGCAAGACCGCCGGGCGGGGCACCAAGGGCAGCAAGGCCCGCGGCAGCATCCCCCCGATGTTCGAGGGCGGCCAGATGCCGCTGCACATGCGGATGCCGAAGCTGAAGGGCTTCAAGAACCCCTTCCGTACCGAGTACCAAGTGGTCAACCTGGACAAGATCAGCGCGCTCTACCCCGACGGCGGCAACGTCACCGTCGAGGCGCTGGTCGCCCACGGCGCGGTCCGCCCGGACCGTCCGGTCAAGGTTCTCGGCACCGGCGAGGTGTCGGCGGCGTTCGAGGTGACTGCCCACAAGTTCTCCCAGAGCGCCCGTGACAAGATCACCGCGGCGGGCGGCACGGTCACCGAGCTGTAG